A genomic stretch from Aedes albopictus strain Foshan chromosome 2, AalbF5, whole genome shotgun sequence includes:
- the LOC134286593 gene encoding uncharacterized protein LOC134286593: MSIFLASDLLVTSDSYQANPKGNRSEKLKEKLFVHAQEPISACDEEERNSEICAPDRPIHSCSYCDETNHQISNCQPFKSLPVDARWKSVRTKNLCRTCLVPHRRWPCRSKKECGLEGCRARHHQLLHAQHLEQTSPAANDVVQAHQNHHRSQSFSLFRYVPVKLSGNGKIVDTFAFLDEGSSSTLLEAKIAEQLGMDGPSSPLWLSWTGNIYSSKKSYTIDNVLTVDELHLPQQSFDYESLAEQYPHLAGLPLQSYSEITPRMIIGLEHVRLLTSLKMREGNGGPVAVKTRLGWCAFGKESDGRHLTAQLNLHFHETMSNEALHDIMKCYFAVEESAVSTKPEAEDDRRAVQILEQTTIRHGNRYETGLLWKIENPVLPDSLPMAKSRLKSLEKRLERDPELSSNVQRQIEGYIAKGYAHKATTEELQKTDPRHVWYLPLGVVISPKKPGKIRLIWDAAAKVQGVSFIDVLLKGPDLLVSLVAVMLRFRERSIAVCGDICEMFHQIRIRAADKQYQRFLWRSDPTGAIEIYIMDVATFGATCSPCSAQFIKNKNAQEHAALFPRAAKAIIENHYVDDFLDSTDTVEEAAQLVDQMKSIHAAAGFEIRKFRSNAPEVLAAVGETEAFSEKPITADKQGETERVLGLVWDPVKDIFTFDVSCLKNQQLLNTCVTPTKRQVLQLLMRKFGGAERIGMIRSPIMLDMWYRWLELLALIGDVKVPRCYFRDLPSNSLCELQVHVFVDAGESAYACVGYVRMDCSGETRCSLVASKTKVAPLKPLSVPRLELQAAMIGARLMQTICSSLTLPISRRYLWTDSSTVLAWLRSDSRRYHQFVGFRVGEILSLSSIEEWRYVPSSQNPADEATKWVSGPTFDQHNRWFSGPDFLANSDGEWPIETSNSRQNTTSEELRPILLHSCNVTVNVVDVNRFSNWNRLVRATAYVLRAIRIMRRKIPNGKGESLLQSREIQEAESILWRQAQSQAYPDEIAALMNHGTIAKTSPLFRLSPFLDEDGIVRMGSRIAAAPEASYSTKYPVILPKQHSITVLITDCFHRRLLHGNNETVHNEMRQMFYVAGLRNLIKKVSRNCQLCKVKNAAPRPPMMAPLPKIRLTPFVRAFTFVGVDYFGPLEVKVGRSVVKRWVSLFTCLTHLEDSLRGEVHHVKCILIMAPIL; this comes from the exons atgagta TCTTCTTGGCCTCGGACCTGCTGGTAACCTCCGATTCATATCAAGCCAATCCGAAGGGGAATCGTTCGGAGAAACTGAAGGAAAAGCTGTTCGTTCACGCACAAGAACCGATTAGTGCATGCGACGAGGAAGAACGCAACTCTGAAATATGTGCCCCGGACCGGCCAATTCACAGCTGCTCGTACTGTGATGAAACCAATCATCAAATATCCAATTGCCAGCCTTTCAAATCGCTTCCAGTTGACGCTCGCTGGAAATCTGTTCGGACGAAGAACCTCTGCAGAACGTGCTTGGTGCCACACCGCAGGTGGCCGTGTCGCTCAAAAAAGGAATGTGGTCTTGAAGGTTGTCGGGCGCGTCACCATCAACTGCTACACGCACAGCACCTGGAACAAACATCCCCAGCTGCAAACGATGTCGTACAAGCTCATCAGAATCATCATCGGAGCCAGTCGTTTTCACTGTTTCGCTACGTGCCAGTGAAGCTGTCCGGAAATGGTAAAATTGTCGACACCTTTGCCTTCCTGGACGAAGGATCGAGTTCAACACTACTTGAAGCCAAAATCGCTGAGCAGCTGGGAATGGATGGGCCGTCTTCACCTTTGTGGCTCTCTTGGACCGGCAACATCT ACAGTTCGAAGAAAAGCTACACCATCGATAACGTTCTAACTGTTGATGAGCTGCACCTGCCTCAACAGTCATTCGACTATGAGAGTCTTGCCGAACAATATCCACATTTGGCCGGCCTCCCGCTCCAAAGCTACTCGGAGATCACTCCTCGGATGATTATTGGATTGGAGCACGTACGGCTACTCACATCACTGAAAATGCGCGAAGGAAACGGAGGACCAGTGGCCGTTAAAACCCGATTAGGATGGTGTGCTTTTGGGAAAGAATCGGATGGACGGCATTTAACAGCACAGTTGAATCTCCACTTCCACGAAACTATGAGCAATGAGGCACTACACGATATCATGAAATGTTATTTCGCCGTAGAAGAGAGCGCAGTATCAACGAAACCGGAAGCAGAAGACGACAGACGCGCAGTACAAATCCTGGAGCAAACCACGATCCGGCATGGAAACCGATACGAGACAGGACTGCTATGGAAGATCGAGAATCCTGTGCTACCTGACAGTCTGCCTATGGCCAAAAGCCGGCTGAAGAGTTTGGAAAAACGTCTGGAACGGGATCCTGAACTTAGTTCAAATGTGCAACGACAGATCGAAGGTTACATTGCGAAGGGCTATGCACACAAGGCGACAACTGAAGAACTCCAGAAAACAGATCCCCGGCACGTGTGGTATTTGCCCTTGGGAGTGGTGATTAGTCcgaaaaaacccggaaaaataAGATTAATCTGGGATGCCGCGGCTAAAGTCCAGGGTGTCAGCTTTATCGATGTTCTGCTGAAGGGACCCGATCTGCTCGTTTCGTTGGTGGCGGTGATGCTTCGGTTTCGGGAACGTAGCATTGCGGTTTGTGGTGACATATGCGAAATGTTCCACCAAATCCGAATTCGAGCGGCTGATAAGCAATACCAGCGATTCTTGTGGAGGAGCGATCCGACAGGAGCCATCGAAATATACATTATGGATGTCGCCACGTTTGGGGCCACCTGCTCACCATGCTCGGCGCAATTtataaaaaacaaaaatgcacAAGAACACGCCGCACTGTTTCCAAGAGCCGCCAAAGCTATCATTGAAAACCACTATGTGGATGATTTTTTAGATAGCACCGACACAGTGGAGGAGGCCGCCCAGCTTGTGGATCAGATGAAGTCCATACACGCCGCAGCAGGTTTCGAGATCCGGAAGTTCAGGTCAAACGCACCGGAAGTCCTCGCAGCAGTCGGAGAAACAGAAGCGTTCTCAGAAAAACCCATCACAGCTGACAAACAAGGAGAAACCGAGAGAGTACTGGGACTGGTGTGGGACCCAGTCAAAGACATCTTTACCTTCGACGTATCCTGCCTGAAAAACCAGCAGCTTCTCAACACATGTGTGACACCAACGAAGAGACAAGTCCTTCAACTACTCATGCG GAAATTTGGAGGAGCGGAACGAATTGGGATGATCCGATCGCCGATAATGTTGGATATGTGGTATCGCTGGTTAGAACTACTGGCACTTATCGGAGACGTGAAGGTGCCACGATGTTATTTCAGAGATCTGCCGTCCAACTCACTGTGCGAACTGCAGGTCCATGTGTTTGTGGATGCAGGGGAATCTGCCTACGCATGCGTTGGGTACGTGAGAATGGACTGCTCCGGAGAAACACGATGTTCGCTTGTGGCTTCCAAAACAAAAGTAGCCCCACTGAAACCTCTATCGGTCCCCCGATTGGAGCTACAGGCGGCTATGATCGGGGCCCGTCTAATGCAAACAATCTGCTCCTCCTTGACGCTTCCGATTAGCAGACGGTATCTGTGGACGGATTCCTCCACTGTGCTGGCTTGGCTTCGCTCGGACAGTCGTCGATACCACCAGTTTGTCGGGTTTCGTGTTGGAGAAATACTCTCCCTTAGCAGCATCGAAGAATGGCGGTACGTACCTTCAAGTCAGAATCCCGCCGACGAAGCCACAAAGTGGGTGTCCGGACCCACCTTCGATCAACACAACCGCTGGTTTTCCGGCCCGGATTTTCTTGCCAACAGCGATGGGGAATGGCCTATCGAAACATCGAATTCCCGGCAAAACACCACCAGTGAAGAACTGCGTCCTATACTTCTGCACAGTTGTAACGTGACGGTGAACGTTGTTGATGTAAACCGTTTCTCAAATTGGAATCGGCTGGTACGTGCTACTGCTTATGTTCTCCGGGCGATTCGTATTATGCGAAGAAAGATTCCAAACGGGAAAGGAGAATCTTTGCTGCAGAGCAGGGAAATCCAGGAAGCAGAATCCATTCTGTGGCGGCAAGCACAGAGCCAGGCGTACCCCGATGAAATTGCCGCCTTGATGAACCACGGAACGATTGCCAAAACCAGTCCACTCTTTCGGTTGAGCCCTTTCCTGGACGAAGACGGAATTGTCCGGATGGGTAGCCGAATCGCAGCTGCACCCGAAGCGTCTTACTCTACAAAATACCCTGTAATCTTGCCAAAACAACACTCTATCACTGTGCTTATCACCGACTGTTTCCATCGACGTCTGCTGCATGGAAACAACGAAACGGTGCATAACGAAATGAGACAGATGTTCTATGTAGCTGGGTTACGCAATCTGATCAAGAAGGTATCACGAAACTGTCAGTTGTGCAAGGTGAAAAACGCTGCTCCAAGACCTCCTATGATGGCTCCACTTCCTAAGATCCGGCTTACACCGTTCGTACGCGCATTCACATTTGTTGGTGTGGACTATTTCGGTCCACTAGAGGTAAAGGTAGGGCGCAGTGTGGTCAAGCGCTGGGTGTCGCTATTCACCTGTCTCACG CATTTAGAAGATTCATTGCGCGGCGAGGTGCACCACGTGAAGTGTATTCTGATAATGGCACCAATTTTGTAG